One Verrucomicrobiia bacterium DNA segment encodes these proteins:
- a CDS encoding FAD-dependent monooxygenase, which yields MKPFGLASGLVQGRTETSPEARLWDFLVIGAGPAGSLAAHELAKYGAAVLLVDKAAFPRHKPCGGCLSWRALRELELSGLGHLARELGAKRLGTLYLGAEGRRARIRIPESAGLSRESLDAALIHEACAQGVTFLPETKGVFEKAEDNAAVVRLASEGREFTARARMVLATDGLLGTALSESESYPSSVAPDSMVGVSTVLEAGASPAEEGTIYMACGKEGYVGLVRREDDKLEIAAALRPQFLRAAGTPGACAALFDQAGFDIPAGLKNADWKGTAPLTRERQILAGRRLFILGDAAGYVEPFTGEGIYWAFLQARALTSLLHSLRFEWYDALEEEWPRLYAKLMDKRRRACRAMTRLLRFAAFRRAVLRGLGLMPWLAGPVVKSIHGSGPEKETSRPYAGRGLSKAAA from the coding sequence ATGAAACCTTTCGGACTCGCCTCAGGACTCGTGCAGGGCCGGACGGAAACAAGCCCCGAAGCGCGGCTCTGGGATTTCCTCGTGATCGGCGCGGGACCCGCGGGCTCGCTCGCGGCGCATGAACTTGCCAAGTACGGCGCGGCCGTGCTTCTCGTGGACAAAGCGGCTTTTCCCCGCCACAAACCCTGCGGCGGCTGTTTGAGCTGGCGCGCGCTGCGGGAGCTGGAACTCTCGGGGCTCGGCCATCTGGCGCGTGAGCTCGGGGCCAAACGCCTGGGCACGCTTTACCTCGGCGCCGAAGGAAGGCGCGCGCGCATCCGCATTCCCGAAAGCGCGGGCCTGTCGCGCGAATCTCTCGATGCCGCGCTCATCCACGAAGCCTGCGCGCAGGGCGTGACTTTCCTGCCGGAAACCAAAGGCGTTTTCGAAAAAGCGGAGGACAATGCCGCGGTCGTGCGCCTGGCCTCCGAAGGCCGCGAATTCACGGCGCGGGCGCGCATGGTGCTGGCGACCGACGGGCTGCTGGGAACCGCGCTGTCCGAATCCGAAAGCTATCCGAGCAGCGTGGCGCCGGATTCCATGGTGGGCGTTTCCACGGTGCTGGAAGCGGGCGCATCCCCCGCGGAAGAAGGAACGATCTACATGGCCTGCGGCAAGGAAGGTTATGTGGGTCTGGTGCGGCGGGAAGACGACAAGCTGGAAATCGCGGCGGCCCTGCGCCCGCAGTTTTTACGCGCGGCCGGAACGCCCGGCGCGTGCGCGGCGCTTTTCGACCAGGCAGGCTTCGACATTCCCGCAGGCCTCAAGAACGCGGACTGGAAAGGCACGGCGCCTCTCACGCGGGAACGCCAAATCCTGGCCGGACGCCGGCTTTTCATCCTGGGAGATGCGGCGGGCTACGTGGAACCTTTTACGGGCGAAGGCATTTACTGGGCTTTTCTTCAGGCGCGCGCGCTGACTTCGCTCCTCCACTCACTGCGCTTCGAATGGTATGACGCGCTGGAAGAGGAATGGCCGCGGCTTTACGCCAAGCTCATGGACAAACGACGGCGCGCCTGCCGCGCCATGACGCGCCTGCTGCGCTTCGCGGCGTTCCGGCGCGCGGTGCTGCGCGGGCTCGGACTCATGCCATGGCTTGCAGGTCCTGTGGTGAAATCCATTCATGGAAGCGGCCCGGAAAAAGAAACTAGCCGGCCTTACGCTGGTAGAGGACTTTCAAAAGCAGCGGCTTGA
- a CDS encoding chloride channel protein gives MLIDFVTNLSFFGRASFHPASPADHHLGLLVIIVPVIGGFIVGLMARYGSSAIRGHGIPEAMEQVLFNESRISPRVAIFKPLSAAVSIGTGGPFGAEGPIIATGGALGSIVGQFMKITAAERKTLLAAGAAAGMTAVFGTPVAAVLLAIELLLFEYRASSIIPVSLATVAAMAVRIFFGGTAAFTTIVVPMTQPTEAALALYVGMGVIFGIISVLLVRLLYLIEDGFEKIHLHWMWWPMIGGLGVGIVGFFDPRTLGIGYENINHIVNGDFGLYALLTLGVLKLISWEVSIGSGTSGGTLAPLFTIGGALGGALGGVAAHLWPQAGIDPRLAALIGMAAVFTGASHAFLASVVFAFEISRQPLGLLPLLGCCSAAYLISSICMKTTIMTEKIYRRGRKVPNEYVPDYLSHVPVKEICSRHLVALQADDSAQKAREWVVSGISGSTHQGFPVLEKDGSLIGVITLKDLMPGQLPPQTTVRELVKRTPLVIYDDSSVREAVDIMAQEQIGRLPVVSRKDPRKILAMLTRSDVLSVGRRRLEETGRRKTIYSVKPLLLKVLYQRKAG, from the coding sequence ATGCTGATCGACTTTGTGACGAATCTCTCCTTTTTTGGAAGAGCCTCATTTCATCCCGCGTCGCCCGCGGATCATCATCTCGGGCTTCTCGTCATTATTGTTCCCGTGATCGGCGGTTTCATCGTGGGCCTCATGGCGCGATACGGTTCCAGCGCGATCCGCGGCCACGGCATTCCCGAAGCCATGGAACAGGTGCTCTTCAACGAGAGCCGGATTTCCCCGCGCGTCGCGATCTTCAAGCCTTTGTCCGCCGCGGTTTCCATCGGCACGGGCGGCCCTTTCGGCGCTGAAGGCCCGATCATCGCCACCGGCGGAGCGCTCGGTTCGATCGTCGGGCAGTTCATGAAGATTACGGCGGCCGAACGCAAGACCCTGCTGGCAGCCGGAGCGGCCGCGGGCATGACCGCGGTTTTCGGAACTCCGGTAGCCGCCGTGCTTCTCGCCATCGAGCTTCTTCTTTTCGAGTACCGCGCAAGTTCCATCATTCCGGTGTCGCTGGCGACCGTCGCGGCCATGGCCGTGCGCATCTTTTTCGGAGGAACCGCGGCCTTTACGACCATCGTGGTCCCGATGACGCAGCCCACCGAAGCCGCGCTGGCCCTTTACGTCGGCATGGGCGTGATCTTCGGGATCATTTCCGTTCTCCTCGTGCGGCTGCTTTATCTCATCGAAGACGGCTTTGAAAAAATTCACCTTCACTGGATGTGGTGGCCGATGATCGGCGGCCTGGGAGTCGGGATTGTGGGGTTCTTCGACCCGCGCACGCTCGGCATCGGCTACGAAAACATCAATCACATCGTGAACGGCGACTTCGGGCTCTATGCGCTCTTGACTCTCGGCGTCCTGAAACTGATTTCCTGGGAAGTTTCCATCGGCAGCGGCACATCCGGCGGAACACTCGCGCCTCTTTTCACGATCGGCGGCGCGCTGGGCGGCGCGCTTGGGGGCGTGGCGGCGCACCTGTGGCCTCAGGCCGGCATTGATCCGCGCCTCGCGGCCCTGATCGGCATGGCGGCCGTTTTTACCGGGGCCTCGCACGCGTTTCTCGCGTCCGTCGTCTTCGCCTTTGAAATCTCGCGCCAGCCCCTCGGGCTTTTGCCGCTTCTGGGCTGCTGCTCCGCGGCGTATCTCATCTCCTCGATCTGCATGAAGACCACCATCATGACCGAAAAAATTTACCGGCGCGGCCGGAAGGTCCCGAACGAATATGTCCCGGATTATCTGAGCCATGTGCCGGTGAAGGAAATCTGCTCGCGGCATCTGGTCGCGCTGCAGGCCGATGATTCCGCGCAAAAGGCGCGCGAGTGGGTGGTTTCGGGCATCAGCGGGTCCACGCACCAGGGCTTTCCGGTGCTGGAAAAAGACGGAAGCTTGATCGGCGTGATCACGCTGAAAGATTTGATGCCGGGGCAATTGCCGCCGCAGACGACGGTGCGCGAATTGGTGAAGCGGACGCCTCTTGTGATTTACGACGATAGTTCCGTGCGGGAAGCCGTGGACATCATGGCTCAGGAACAGATCGGGCGCCTGCCCGTTGTCTCCCGCAAAGATCCGCGCAAAATCCTCGCGATGCTCACGCGCAGCGACGTCCTTTCCGTGGGGCGCCGCCGGCTGGAAGAAACCGGCCGCCGCAAGACCATCTACTCCGTCAAGCCGCTGCTTTTGAAAGTCCTCTACCAGCGTAAGGCCGGCTAG
- a CDS encoding amylo-alpha-1,6-glucosidase: MLENRVIDIPWKAGGDAQALLQREWLVTNGLGGYASGTVHGASTRRYHGLLVPNLPSPRGRTSLVPQFEESAEAGKDRVVFSCGENRDGQSESQAAACLKSFRLEWRLPVWQFEWKGRLFEKRLLMPHGMSTVYVEYRMIEGEPVRLHLRPYFGMRSHEKLSEAAVWPFTFVIKQGRHEIHAEPHAGFELKMGLGPDAIFCSKEKKNHFFYRVEKERGLPDGEFLFSPGYFRGTLEPGRHLVFFASTEPWEYLEADFDKIQESELARLRKLLQAAPEPMQSGMAAELVLAADQFIILPGNRVRENMLIKASGEHVRTVIAGYHWFTDWGRDTMISLEGLCLCTGRFDEAKAILRTFANYIRDGLLPNHFPEGDNQAVYNTVDATFWYFHALERYLQYVHDPQTLEILFPVLRAVIEKHIQGTAYGIGMDKEDGLIRGSIDHYALTWMDAKVDDWVVTPRRGKPVEIQALWYNALRLMEEWSAVCEPSCGGFFADLAARVHESFHKRFWYAEGRYLYDLVDGEKGDDAKLRPNQIFTLSLRHPLLKKDYGPAVLESVRDKLFTPFGLRTLAPGDPEYQPHYRGDRRARDAAYHQGSVWPWLIGHYLSAWHAVHGDKEAFQVFQDAMQRHLADDGIGSISEVFDAEAPFEAGGCIAQAWSVAEALRLMYAQRVARKARDEARQKAAV; encoded by the coding sequence ATGCTTGAAAACCGAGTAATCGACATTCCCTGGAAGGCCGGCGGGGACGCGCAAGCCTTGCTGCAGCGGGAATGGCTCGTGACCAACGGCCTGGGCGGCTATGCGTCCGGCACGGTACACGGCGCGTCCACGCGGCGCTATCACGGCCTTCTGGTGCCGAACCTTCCGTCACCCCGAGGCCGCACGTCGCTGGTCCCGCAATTCGAGGAATCGGCCGAGGCCGGCAAGGACCGCGTTGTTTTTTCCTGCGGGGAAAATCGTGACGGGCAATCCGAAAGCCAGGCGGCCGCCTGCCTGAAGAGCTTCCGCCTCGAATGGCGGCTGCCGGTCTGGCAATTCGAGTGGAAAGGACGCCTTTTCGAAAAGCGGCTCCTGATGCCGCACGGCATGAGCACGGTGTACGTCGAATACCGGATGATCGAAGGCGAGCCCGTGAGGCTGCACCTGCGTCCGTATTTCGGCATGCGTTCGCACGAAAAACTTTCCGAGGCCGCGGTGTGGCCGTTCACGTTCGTAATCAAGCAGGGCCGGCACGAAATCCACGCCGAGCCGCACGCGGGCTTTGAATTGAAGATGGGACTCGGGCCGGATGCCATCTTCTGCTCGAAGGAGAAAAAAAATCATTTTTTTTACCGCGTGGAAAAAGAGCGCGGGCTCCCGGACGGCGAATTTCTTTTCAGCCCCGGCTATTTCCGCGGCACGCTCGAGCCCGGGCGTCATCTTGTTTTTTTTGCGAGCACTGAGCCCTGGGAATACCTCGAAGCGGATTTCGACAAAATCCAGGAGAGCGAGCTCGCGCGGCTGCGCAAACTGCTCCAGGCCGCGCCCGAGCCCATGCAGTCGGGCATGGCCGCGGAACTGGTCCTGGCCGCGGACCAATTCATCATCCTCCCCGGCAACCGCGTCCGCGAGAACATGCTGATCAAGGCTTCAGGCGAGCACGTGCGCACCGTCATTGCCGGTTATCATTGGTTCACCGACTGGGGCCGCGACACCATGATCAGCCTCGAAGGGCTGTGCCTTTGCACGGGCCGTTTCGACGAGGCCAAGGCCATCCTCCGCACCTTTGCGAATTACATCCGCGACGGGCTTTTGCCCAATCACTTTCCCGAAGGCGATAACCAGGCGGTCTACAATACAGTGGACGCCACGTTCTGGTATTTCCATGCGCTCGAACGCTACCTCCAATACGTGCACGACCCGCAGACGCTGGAAATCCTTTTCCCGGTGCTCCGGGCCGTCATTGAAAAGCACATCCAAGGCACCGCGTACGGCATCGGCATGGACAAAGAAGACGGGCTCATCCGCGGCTCCATCGATCATTACGCGCTGACGTGGATGGACGCAAAGGTCGACGATTGGGTCGTGACGCCGCGGCGGGGAAAGCCGGTCGAGATCCAGGCGCTTTGGTACAACGCGCTCCGGCTCATGGAGGAATGGTCTGCGGTCTGCGAGCCGTCCTGCGGCGGCTTTTTCGCGGATCTCGCCGCGCGCGTCCATGAATCTTTCCACAAGCGTTTCTGGTACGCGGAAGGCCGCTACCTCTACGACCTCGTGGACGGAGAAAAAGGCGACGACGCGAAGCTGCGGCCCAACCAGATTTTCACGCTCTCGCTCCGCCACCCGCTGCTGAAAAAAGACTACGGCCCGGCGGTCCTGGAAAGCGTGCGCGACAAACTGTTCACGCCGTTCGGGCTGCGGACGCTGGCCCCCGGCGATCCGGAATACCAACCGCATTACCGCGGAGACCGCCGTGCGCGCGACGCGGCGTACCATCAGGGTTCGGTCTGGCCCTGGCTCATCGGCCATTATCTTAGTGCCTGGCACGCGGTGCATGGGGATAAGGAGGCGTTCCAGGTTTTCCAGGATGCGATGCAAAGGCATCTGGCCGACGACGGGATCGGCTCCATCAGCGAAGTCTTCGACGCGGAAGCACCGTTCGAAGCGGGAGGCTGCATCGCGCAGGCCTGGAGCGTCGCCGAAGCACTGCGCCTCATGTACGCCCAGCGCGTGGCCCGCAAGGCGCGCGACGAAGCCCGCCAGAAAGCGGCGGTGTAG
- the treZ gene encoding malto-oligosyltrehalose trehalohydrolase: protein MSRTAKNGELSLGARVEKGGVFFRVWAPSSRKVEVLFQNGRAFPLRRESRGYHSGKVPGAKAGQAYWYRLDGGEKYPDPVSRFQPRGPHGPSQVVDPAAFRWTDRAWKGAAVKGQVIYELHVGTFTREGTLDAARRQLPELKRAGITMIEMMPVADFPGKWNWGYDGVDFFAPSRVYGDAEALKRFVNAAHRIGMAVILDVVYNHFGPDGNYLFCFSKYYNSPRHKSEWGPMPNYDGQDSGPVRDFMIQNACYWISEFHMDGLRLDATQSIVDSSREYFLAELSRKTRAAAGGRNIVLLAENEPQQTRLIRPRAEGGYGLDAVWADDFHHSARVALTGMNEAYFTDYPGKAQDILAAVRHGHLYQGQWYRWQKKKRGETTRGLQAPAFVHFLQNHDQIANYYSGERLNVISSPERYRALTALMLLSPATPLLFMGQEFGSTSPFPFFADHNHELAPLVTKGRKEFFEQFPSFKKPEAQKKIPDSSAPETFYRAKLDFSERRKNAPAYRFHKDLLALRKKDPVIARQSWDLLDGAVLNDQCFVLRYDGGEDGDRLLVVNLGPAFRYDPMPEPLMVSPQGRSWKLVLSSSDPSYTGRRKKKQPFSFWNIPGETTLFFTAHETKNAKGARHA, encoded by the coding sequence ATGAGTCGCACAGCAAAAAATGGGGAGCTTTCTTTAGGCGCGCGCGTTGAAAAAGGAGGCGTCTTTTTCCGCGTGTGGGCGCCGTCGTCCCGGAAGGTCGAAGTCCTTTTCCAGAACGGACGCGCTTTTCCGCTGCGCCGCGAAAGCCGGGGTTACCATTCCGGCAAGGTTCCCGGCGCGAAAGCGGGGCAGGCTTATTGGTACCGTCTGGACGGCGGAGAAAAATATCCGGATCCGGTGTCCCGTTTCCAGCCGCGCGGGCCGCACGGCCCTTCGCAGGTCGTGGACCCGGCCGCGTTCCGGTGGACCGACCGCGCATGGAAAGGCGCGGCCGTGAAAGGCCAGGTGATTTACGAATTGCATGTCGGCACGTTCACGCGCGAAGGAACGCTGGACGCGGCGCGGCGCCAGCTGCCGGAGCTGAAGCGCGCGGGCATTACGATGATCGAAATGATGCCGGTCGCGGATTTCCCCGGCAAATGGAACTGGGGTTATGACGGGGTGGATTTTTTTGCGCCCAGCCGCGTCTATGGGGATGCCGAAGCGCTCAAGCGGTTCGTGAACGCGGCGCACCGGATCGGGATGGCCGTTATCCTGGATGTCGTCTATAACCATTTCGGGCCCGACGGCAATTATCTTTTTTGCTTCAGCAAGTATTACAATTCGCCGCGGCACAAAAGCGAATGGGGCCCGATGCCGAATTACGACGGCCAGGATTCGGGTCCCGTGAGGGACTTCATGATTCAAAACGCCTGCTACTGGATTTCGGAATTCCACATGGACGGCCTGCGTCTGGACGCCACGCAAAGCATCGTCGATTCAAGCCGCGAATATTTTCTCGCGGAGCTTTCCCGGAAAACCCGGGCCGCGGCCGGAGGCAGAAATATCGTGCTCCTCGCGGAAAACGAACCGCAGCAAACGCGCCTCATAAGGCCGCGGGCGGAAGGTGGCTACGGCCTCGACGCGGTCTGGGCCGACGATTTCCATCATTCGGCACGGGTCGCCCTTACCGGAATGAACGAGGCCTACTTCACGGATTATCCCGGCAAGGCGCAGGACATCCTCGCCGCGGTGCGGCACGGCCATTTGTACCAGGGCCAATGGTACCGCTGGCAAAAGAAGAAACGCGGCGAGACTACGCGCGGCCTCCAGGCCCCGGCCTTCGTGCATTTCCTGCAAAACCACGACCAGATCGCCAACTATTATTCCGGGGAACGGCTCAACGTGATTTCAAGCCCGGAACGCTATCGCGCGCTGACGGCGCTGATGCTTCTGTCTCCGGCCACGCCGCTGCTTTTCATGGGGCAGGAATTCGGCAGCACCAGTCCGTTTCCTTTTTTTGCCGACCACAACCACGAGCTGGCCCCGCTCGTCACCAAGGGCCGCAAGGAATTTTTTGAACAGTTTCCTTCTTTTAAGAAGCCCGAGGCGCAAAAGAAAATTCCGGACAGTTCCGCTCCGGAAACGTTTTACCGCGCGAAGCTGGATTTTTCCGAGCGCCGCAAGAACGCGCCCGCCTACCGCTTTCATAAAGACCTTCTCGCGCTGCGAAAAAAAGATCCGGTGATCGCGCGGCAATCCTGGGACCTGCTGGACGGCGCCGTGCTGAACGACCAGTGCTTCGTGCTGCGCTACGATGGCGGGGAAGACGGCGACCGCCTGCTCGTCGTGAACCTCGGCCCCGCTTTCCGTTACGATCCCATGCCCGAGCCCTTGATGGTTTCGCCGCAAGGCCGTTCGTGGAAGCTTGTTTTGTCCAGCAGCGATCCTTCTTACACGGGACGGCGGAAAAAAAAGCAGCCTTTTTCCTTCTGGAACATCCCCGGCGAGACGACGCTTTTTTTCACCGCGCACGAGACCAAGAACGCGAAAGGAGCTCGCCATGCTTGA